A stretch of the Nematostella vectensis chromosome 1, jaNemVect1.1, whole genome shotgun sequence genome encodes the following:
- the LOC5519087 gene encoding phospholipid-transporting ATPase ABCA1-like isoform X4, with amino-acid sequence MRVDCGWPGISPSTCRQMGCCFDSSVEKTRFCFFKVDKAQCGCVVNTFVRRSSGASGEPGQGSADSGFIQLAQLFLKGEILYTPDNNNTQQIINEIKNSFSDVQSLEQFAEWWLNNSDAIRISVLQASEYLNNLPFGNRSQQLSRQGNMSQLVNGNASFPGNMSRQNLTVVLDGLYNSFSEMVTAYKCIQHEYFMPYSDEESLVRRAINTSATPVIASLVFENVDSGAELPKHIKYKIRQDVDFTPRTDRIRDWYWRPGPNGWFSKQGYMNFGFVFLQDMIDRALLTISFNETVFEPGTYAQMFPYPCYIRDRFVFYIGGTMPLFMTLAWIYTAAMIIKSIVYEKEKRLKEVMKVMGLGRTVHWVAWFINSASTMLITIIFLVITLKAGRILQHSDPFIIFLFLVVFMFATIMMCFLISVFFSRANVSAACGGIIFFVTYLPYTMVRWFEAFMNSSQIAAACLSSTTAFGVACNYLARYEEQGVGAQWNNLYASPIAGDEFSLGYAMGMMMIDGVLYALATFYIEAVMPGQYGIPRPWYFPLQKSYWFPQKPVVNEMPLNQTPRSSTATSRHSASPDMDDVAFSPDGATNNDVAMETEPSHLSMGVSIRNLVKIYKEGKKLAVDGLNLNLYEGQILSFLGHNGAGKTTTMSVLTGLFPPTHGTALISGYDIRTDIDMVRRNLGMCPQHNVLFDCLTVEEHLWFYASLKGMEKSRIPGEIEKFLKDVGLTNKRHELSANLSGGMKRKLSVAMAFVAESRVVILDEPTAGVDPYARRSIWDLLLKYKKDRTVLLSTHHMDEADVLGDRIAIISQGKLQCCGTSLFLKSHYGNGYYLTLTKKTPGDLGTPWPSRTGTAGTLDSVEPIRPGTAGTLRDVKLEDLTETNSSSTDEGLGLDSVDASERDSLGSRSSDSDPISDSVLGDYSDVYCNEKSVTSFIKSHIPSASLVEHVGTELTYVLPSHAAKEGKFQDMFEELDRNLHKLHVGSYGVSDTTLEEVFLKVAEEAQSEEADKVAAEVPVRRSSFRRHLFRRSRVHTRIPSDRAELLEAMEVEHRLHSHFSVPSPFSPSLSPSILVPSPCIVDSKFQDVTKPAKVETRIAKAQGDSKNDSVDGSLEFDDRESGLALLLRQFFALLVKRFHHCRRNRKAFIAQIILPAVFVCLAMIVAQIRPFYEKPALELTPHMFVKEEPYENYVLYANDDPGEPLARNLSDAFLQYPGLGTWCMSNNCSRKPIAFQPSLSPVPTPSPDCDCSEAMNVCPAGAGGPPPPTWTSYDGNIIQKMSGRNISDYLLKTYMKFVKKRYGGLSFGDNYNNLPANVRNSSDPAIRRLISPRNVKIWYNNKGYHALPAFLNTLSNTVLRAKAKARGLDPSQYGITAYNHPMNYTKEQLDDETFVKRAVDVLVAICVVFALSFVPASFVVFLVSERVSKAKHLHLVSGVKPYIYWLANYVWDMCNYFIPAMLCVFIFLAFGDESYTTAMNFPPTFCLLLLYGWSITPLMYPASHFFSVSSTAYIVLISINLFVGINCTLATFILELFEDDKELTDINTVLKSVFLVFPNYCLGRGLIDLAKNQFLGIFSRFGVNLTRDPFSWDITGRNIFAMIIEGFVFFTLTVLIEYRFFIKLRPVKVVLKPVEEEDDDVQRERQRVNSGLGHATDALRLMNLTKVYRSRRKRIVAVDRLCVGVPKGECFGLLGVNGAGKTTTFKMLTGDIPVTSGEGFVDGHSILSDINGAHQSMGYCPQFDALDDLLTAKDHLRLYARLRGVPERYIPKVVNSLIQRMNLVQYQDVCAGKYSGGNKRKLSTAIALVGNPAIVFMDEPTTGMDPKARRFLWNIITGIMKEGRTVILTSHSMEECEALCNRVAIMVNGQMKCLGSPQHLKNKFGDGYTVILRVAGSNPDTEQVCQFIIQCFPNAVLKDKHHNMVEYQIPCQGLSVSRLFGHLEANRKMFDIEDYSVTQTTLDQVFINFAKDQTDGLDDEQCNEQAQPGDTKMETFRSSHAISGDHQTAAVDV; translated from the exons ATGCGTGTGGACTGTGGCTGGCCAGGGATCTCGCCCTCGACTTGTCGCCAGATGGGATGCTGCTTCGATTCGAGTGTTGAGAAAACTCGCTTCTGCTTTTTCAAAGTTG ATAAAGCCCAGTGTGGATGCGTGGTAAACACATTTGTTCGGCGATCATCGGGTGCAAGTGGTGAGCCTGGCCAGGGTAGTGCTGACTCTGGCTTTATCCAACTGGCGCAGCTTTTCCTTAAGGGCGAGATTCTCTACACAccagacaacaacaacacacaacagATCATCAACGAG atcAAGAATTCGTTTTCAGACGTTCAGTCACTTGAGCAATTTGCTGAATGGTGGTTAAACAACTCTGACGCTATCAGGATAAGCGTGCTACAAGCCAGTGAATATCTCAACAATCTGCCTTTTGGCAACAGGTCACAG CAGCTGTCTCGTCAAGGCAACATGTCTCAGCTTGTTAATGGTAACGCCAGTTTTCCTGGTAACATGTCCAGACAAAACCTGACAGTGGTGCTTGATGGCTTGTATAACTCGTTCAGTGAGATGGTGACGGCATATAAGTGCATCCAGCATGAGTACTTCATGCCTTATTCAGACGAAGAGTCACTCGTTAGGCGGGCCATCAACACTTCTGCCACGCCAGTCATAGCAA GTCTAGTATTCGAAAATGTTGATTCGGGCGCGGAATTGCCAAAGCACATCAAATATAAGATCCGACAAGATGTTGACTTCACTCCAAGAACCGACCGAATACGCGACTG GTACTGGCGGCCCGGTCCTAATGGATGGTTCTCCAAACAGGGATACATGAATTTCGGTTTCGTGTTCCTACAAGACATGATAGACCGCGCACTTTTGACAATATCCTTCAATGAAACGGTGTTTGAGCCTGGTACTTACGCCCAGATGTTTCCTTACCCATGCTACATACGCGACAG GTTCGTGTTTTATATTGGTGGGACTATGCCGCTCTTCATGACTCTCGCGTGGATTTACACGGCGGCCATGATCATAAAGAGTATCGTTTACGAGAAGGAGAAGCGACTAAAGGAAGTCATGAAG GTGATGGGACTTGGTCGTACAGTGCACTGGGTTGCGTGGTTCATCAACAGTGCGTCCACGAtgctcatcaccatcatatttCTCGTGATCACGCTTAAGGCGGGCCGCATCTTACAGCACAGTGACCCGTTCATCATCTTTCTCTTCCTGGTCGTTTTCATGTTCGCCACCATTATGATGTGCTTTCTTATCAGCGTGTTCTTCTCTCGCGCTAACGTGTCCGCCGCATGTGGAGGTATCATCTTCTTCGTCACCTACCTGCCTTATACAATGGTGCGCTGGTTCGAAGCCTTCATGAACTCTTCTCAGATTGCTGCAGCG TGCTTGTCTTCTACCACTGCGTTCGGCGTGGCGTGTAACTACCTCGCGCGGTACGAGGAGCAGGGCGTGGGCGCTCAGTGGAACAACCTGTACGCCAGTCCCATCGCAGGGGACGAATTCAGCCTGGGCTACGCCAtggggatgatgatgatcgaTGGCGTGCTGTACGCTCTTGCCACCTTCTACATCGAAGCCGTGATGCCAG GCCAGTATGGCATTCCTCGGCCTTGGTATTTCCCGCTTCAGAAATCCTATTGGTTCCCCCAGAAGCCAGTTGTCAATGAGATGCCTCTTAACCAGACCCCACGATCAAGTACGGCGACGTCTAGACATTCG GCCTCACCAGATATGGACGACGTGGCCTTTTCCCCAGACGGTGCCACAAATAATGACGTTGCCATGGAAACGGAACCGTCACATCTTTCTATGGGCGTTTCCATTCGTAATCTTGTTaag ATCTACAAAGAGGGAAAAAAACTGGCCGTTGATGGACTTAACCTTAACCTTTACGAGGGGCAAATCCTGTCTTTTCTCGGCCACAATGGTGCCGGCAAAACCACCACTATGTCAGTCCTCACGGGGCTATTCCCGCCGACTCACGGGACGGCACTGATTAGCGGCTACGACATCCGTACAGATATCGATATGGTGCGAAGGAACCTCGGCATGTGTCCTCAGCACAACGTGTTGTTTGACTGTTTGACGGTTGAGGAGCACTTGTGGTTTTACGCGTCGCTTAAGGGCATGGAGAAGTCGCGCATTCCAGGAGAGATTGAGAA GTTCTTAAAGGACGTCGGTCTGACCAACAAGCGTCACGAACTATCTGCTAATCTCTCAGGCGGCATGAAGCGAAAGCTTTCCGTTGCCATGGCATTTGTAGCGGAGTCACGTGTAGTGATCCTTGATGAGCCGACCGCTGGCGTGGACCCGTATGCTCGCAGGAGCATCTGGGACCTCTTGCTCAAGTATAAGAAAG ATCGTACAGTCCTCCTGTCTACTCACCACATGGACGAGGCTGACGTGCTCGGAGACCGCATCGCCATCATCTCTCAGGGGAAACTCCAGTGCTGTGGAACCTCGCTGTTCCTTAAGAGCCATTACGGTAACGGCTACTACCTTACCCTCACTAAGAAAACCCCTGGTGACCTGGGCACTCCCTGGCCAAGTCGAACAGGCACCGCTGGGACCCTGGACTCTGTGGAACCCATTCGACCAGGCACCGCCGGGACCCTTCGAGACGTCAAGCTTGAAGATCTGACGGAGACAAACTCTAGCTCCACGGATGAAGGACTGGGGCTTGACTCCGTAGACGCATCAGAACGAGACAGTTTGGGATCGAGGTCGAGTGACTCGGACCCAATCTCAGACAGCGTGTTGGGTGATTATAGTGATGTATATTGCAATGAAAAGTCTGTGACGTCATTCATTAAGTCGCATATCCCTTCGGCTAGCCTTGTTGAGCACGTGGGCACGGAGCTTACGTATGTGTTGCCTAGTCACGCCGCTAAGGAGGGCAAGTTCCAGGACATGTTTGAGGAGCTGGACCGCAACCTTCACAAGCTGCACGTGGGCAGCTACGGCGTGTCAGACACCACCCTTGAAGAG GTGTTCCTCAAGGTGGCAGAGGAGGCCCAGTCCGAGGAAGCAG ATAAGGTAGCTGCCGAGGTTCCTGTCCGCCGATCGAGTTTCCGGCGCCACCTTTTCCGTCGCTCACGTGTGCACACGCGCATCCCTTCAGACAGGGCGGAGCTCCTTGAGGCCATGGAAGTGGAACATC GTCTCCACTCGCATTTCTCCGTGCCTTCGCCCTTCTCCCCTTCTCTATCTCCTTCTATTTTGGTCCCTTCACCCTGTATCGTAGACTCCAAGTTTCAGGACGTCACCAAACCCGCCAAAGTCGAAACGAGAATCGCGAAAG CCCAAGGTGACTCCAAGAATGATTCCGTGGATGGAAGCCTGGAGTTTGACGATAGAGAGTCTGGTCTTGCGCTGCTGCTCCGACAGTTTTTTGCGCTTCTCGTGAAGCGTTTTCATCACTGCCGTCGTAACCGCAAGGCGTTCATCGCGCAGATTATACTACCCGCCGTGTTCGTATGCTTGGCTATGATCGTCGCCCAAATCCGACCCTTCTATGAGAAGCCCGCCCTTGAGCTGACCCCTCACATGTTCGTGAAAGAGGAACCTTATGAGAACTACGTGTTGTATGCCAATGATGACCCCGGGGAGCCCCTGGCACGCAATCTGAGTGATGCGTTCTTGCAGTACCCGGGCTTAG GAACTTGGTGCATGTCAAACAACTGTTCTCGAAAGCCCATCGCATTTCAACCGTCACTCTCCCCCGTGCCTACCCCCTCACCGGACTGTGACTGTTCAGAGGCGATGAACGTGTGCCCTGCCGGCGCCGGGGGTCCACCTCCGCCTACATGGACATCATATGATGGTAACATCATCCAGAAGATGAGCGGCAGAAACATCAGTGACTACCTGCTTAAGACTTACATGAAGTTTGTCAAGAAAAG GTATGGCGGATTGTCGTTTGGTGACAACTATAACAACCTTCCAGCCAACGTACGTAATTCTAGTGACCCAGCCATACGAAGGCTAATCTCACCTCGCAACGTCAAG ATCTGGTATAACAACAAAGGGTACCACGCCCTGCCCGCTTTCCTAAACACCCTATCCAACACAGTCCTACGCGCGAAGGCCAAGGCAAGGGGCCTAGACCCCAGCCAATATGGCATCACTGCGTATAACCATCCAATGAACTACACCAAAGAACAGCTCGACGACGAGACCTT TGTCAAACGTGCCGTGGACGTACTGGTCGCTATATGTGTGGTGTTCGCCCTGTCCTTCGTGCCCGCCAGTTTTGTAGTGTTCCTGGTCAGCGAACGAGTGAGCAAGGCCAAGCATctgcacctagtcagtggGGTCAAACCGTACATCTATTGGCTGGCAAACTatgtatgggacatg TGTAACTATTTCATACCTGCGATGTTGTGCGTGTTCATCTTCTTGGCGTTTGGCGACGAGTCCTACACGACGGCTATGAACTTTCCACCAACCTTCTGCCTACTGTTACTTTACGG GTGGTCGATTACTCCGCTCATGTATCCTGCGTCACACTTCTTCTCGGTGTCAAGTACTGCATACATCGTGCTCATTAGCATCAACTTATTTGTCGGCATCAACTGCACCCTCGCCACCTTCATCCTCGAGCTCTTTGAAGATGACAAG GAACTGACTGACATCAATACCGTGTTAAAGAGTGTCTTCCTCGTGTTCCCTAACTACTGCCTCGGCAGGGGACTTATCGACCTCGCCAAGAACCAGTTCCTTGGCATCTTCTCGAGATTCG GAGTGAATTTAACACGTGACCCCTTCAGCTGGGATATCACCGGCCGTAACATTTTTGCCATGATTATTGAGGGATTTGTCTTCTTTACTCTCACGGTGCTGATAGAGTACAGATTCTTCATCAAATTAAG GCCTGTTAAGGTTGTTCTGAAACCCGTCGAAGAAGAAGACGATGATGTTCAACGAGAAAGACAGAGGGTCAACAGTGGTTTAGGCCACGCCACGGACGCCCTTCGGCTTATGAACCTGACCAAG GTGTACAGGTCGCGTCGAAAGCGGATTGTAGCTGTTGATCGACTTTGCGTAGGAGTCCCCAAGGGAGAG TGCTTTGGCCTTCTTGGTGTGAACGGTGCAGGCAAGACGACGACGTTCAAGATGTTGACGGGTGATATCCCTGTCACGTCTGGTGAGGGATTCGTGGACGGTCACAG CATTCTTAGCGACATCAACGGTGCACACCAAAGTATGGGCTACTGCCCTCAGTTCGACGCTCTTGATGATTTGCTAACTGCTAAGGACCACCTTCGACTATATGCACGGCTGAGGGGCGTGCCTGAACGTTATATACCCAAG GTCGTCAACAGCTTGATTCAAAGGATGAACCTTGTCCAGTATCAGGACGTATGCGCAGGGAAGTACAGCGGCGGAAATAAGAGGAAGCTGTCTACAGCCATCGCACTAGTCGGCAACCCCGCCATTGTTTTCATG GATGAGCCTACGACTGGCATGGACCCTAAGGCGCGTCGCTTTCTGTGGAACATCATCACCGGCATCATGAAGGAAGGAAGGACCGTTATCCTTACTTCGCATAG TATGGAGGAGTGCGAGGCGCTGTGTAACAGAGTTGCCATCATGGTGAATGGACAGATGAAGTGCCTTGGTAGTCCACAGCATCTCAAAAACAA ATTTGGCGATGGATACACGGTAATCTTGAGAGTGGCTGGTTCTAACCCCGACACCGAACAAGTCTGCCAGTTCATCATCCAGTGCTTCCCCAATGCTGTTCTTAAG GACAAACACCATAACATGGTGGAGTATCAGATCCCTTGCCAGGGGCTGTCCGTATCCCGTCTATTCGGACACCTTGAGGCCAACCGGAAGATGTTCGACATAGAAGACTACTCCGTCACACAAACCACCCTAGACCAG GTTTTTATCAACTTTGCCAAGGATCAGACTGACGGTTTGGATGACGAGCAGTGCAATGAGCAAGCACAGCCTGGCGACACAAAGATGGAGACCTTCCGCTCCAGTCACGCGATCTCTGGTGACCATCAAACTGCTGCTGTCGACGTTTAA